From a region of the Zerene cesonia ecotype Mississippi chromosome 11, Zerene_cesonia_1.1, whole genome shotgun sequence genome:
- the LOC119830366 gene encoding cyclin-C: MAGNFWQSSHHQQWMLDKQDLIRDRQHDLSKLTEEEYQKIFNFFASIIQVLGEQLKLRQQVIATATVYFKRFYARNSLKCIDPLLLAPTCVFLASKVEEFGVISNSRLITTCQTVIKNKFSYAYGQQEFPYRTNHILECEFYLLENLDCCLIVYQPYRPLLLFVQDIGQDDQLLTYAWRVVNDSLRTDVSLLYPPYQIAIGALHIACVMLGKENLKPWFAELNVDMDKIQEIVRAIINLYEMWKNYDEKKEIQGLLGKMPKPCPAPQR, translated from the exons ATGGCGGGTAATTTCTGGCAAAGTTCACATCACCAGCAATGGATGCTTGATAAACAAGATTTAATACGAGATCGACAACATGATTTATCAAAACTAACAGAAGAAGAAtatcagaaaatatttaatttctttgcaaGTATTATCCAAGTATTAGGTGAGCAGCTGAAACTGCGTCAGCAAGTCATAGCTACGGCTACCGTTtactttaaaagattttacgCAAGGAATTCTCTTAAATGTATAGATCCTTTACTACTAGCACCGACATGCGTGTTTTTGGCATCAAAAGTAGAAGAATTTGGTGTGATTTCCAACTCAAGGCTTATAACTACATGTCAAACTGTTATAAAGAACAAGTTTAGCTATGCTTACGGACAACAAGAATTTCCTTATAGAACGAATCATATATTAGAATGCGAGTTCTACCTTTTAGAAAACTTAGACTGTTGTTTAATAGTATACCAACCTTACAGACCTCTATTGCTATTTGTTCAAGATATAGGTCAGGATGACCAGCTTCTCACATATGCTTGGAGAGTTGTAAATGATTCTCTTCGCACTGATGTTAGCTTATTATACCCTCCTTATCAG ATAGCAATAGGTGCATTGCATATTGCATGTGTTATGTTGGGAAAGGAGAATTTAAAGCCTTGGTTTGCAGAACTTAATGTAGATATGGATAAG aTTCAGGAGATTGTTAGAGCAATCATCAACTTGTATGAAATGTGGAAGaattatgatgaaaaaaaggaaattcaAGGCCTCTTGGGTAAAATGCCCAAACCATGTCCAGCACCACAGAGATAG
- the LOC119830368 gene encoding uncharacterized protein LOC119830368: MASKNLIYCVLLIGFGFGKADDTMKSAPVETEILKGNCSCGGFPTSTPDAESQPLLSQSPGLVVNCDDEGSTTCKNLCLALATATKAKGPEILCNRLNNAEELKLSAFYKICEKPWTYADMTADEALCCQDSKVKICASAERGTTASGIKEE; the protein is encoded by the exons ATGGCCtctaagaatttaatttattgtgttttgttgaTCGGGTTTGGATTTGGAAAGGCTGACGATACTATGAAAAG TGCGCCCGTCGAAACTGAAATTTTGAAAGGCAACTGCTCTTGTGGTGGTTTTCCAACATCTACACCCGATGCTGAAAGTCAACCGCTTCTCTCCCAATCTCCAGGACTTGTAGTGAACTGCGATGACGAAGGAAGCACCACCTGTAAAAACTTGTGTCTCGCCCTCGCAACAGCAACCAAAGCTAAGGGTCCTGAGATATTGTGCAATCGCCTAAATAATGCTGAAGAACTTAAG ttatcagcattttataaaatatgcgaAAAGCCTTGGACATATGCCGATATGACGGCAGATGAAGCTCTTTGTTGCCAAGATTCTAAAGTGAAAATTTGTGCTTCAGCTGAGCGTGGAACAACTGCCAGCGGAAT